A genomic stretch from Scheffersomyces stipitis CBS 6054 chromosome 6, complete sequence includes:
- a CDS encoding predicted protein, which translates to MVFGLGWIRSKVDNYVPIKPIKFRSKNGDSSSTLPDIIKSKVPELAQDSSFYINPLLSSGHTQTAYTALNKFEHVDQIHYKRVILNVENKTYNVDGDDIHYDRWEGTSTIALDYVQPSSLFPDVNHEQYKPAHQIRDLPPRTEYLDPSKEQELLADNSKPLLIALHGLSGGSYESYIRAILGTISEEPYNFDAMVLNSRGCANHTITSPQLYNGIWTNDLRYLINEHIKRKWPNKRIFLIGFSLGGAILANYLGQEASTVYHNIKGATIVGTPWDFPDSSRHLRDSIIGYNVYSPTMCQSLLKLLDAHDENLKDDPIISDFRENPDKYSVTKLKEFDHYFTSRMFGLNTAEAYYRHASPVQRLHNVRVPVVILSSKDDPITGNRTLPISEVSMNPYTTLITTTTGGHLGWFTINGGRWYPGPISKLISELDNNWEVDPESIDDKDLPFDERKSFKHDRLVYGMI; encoded by the coding sequence ATGGTATTTGGGTTGGGCTGGATACGTTCCAAGGTTGACAACTATGTCCCGATCAAGCCTATCAAATTCAGATCTAAAAACGGTGACTCCCTGCTGACTCTTCCGGATATCATCAAATCCAAAGTGCCAGAGTTGGCTCAAGACTCGTCGTTCTACATCAACCCGTTACTTTCTTCAGGCCACACACAAACGGCCTATACTGCGCTCAACAAGTTTGAACATGTTGACCAGATCCATTACAAGCGGGTCATCCTAAATGTTGAAAACAAGACATATAATGTTGATGGAGATGACATTCACTACGATAGATGGGAAGGCACGTCTACTATAGCTTTGGACTATGTTCAACCTCTGAGTTTATTTCCCGATGTGAACCATGAGCAGTACAAACCGGCTCACCAGATCCGCGATTTACCACCTCGGACCGAGTACCTCGACCCGTCTAAGGAGCAAGAGCTCTTGGCTGACAACTCCAAGCCTCTCTTGATTGCCTTACATGGACTTTCTGGAGGTTCGTACGAGTCTTACATACGTGCAATTTTGGGAACTATCTCCGAGGAACCATACAATTTCGATGCCATGGTTCTAAATTCCCGTGGTTGTGCCAACCATACGATCACGTCTCCCCAGTTGTATAACGGTATCTGGACCAACGACTTGCGCTACCTCATCAACGAGCATATAAAGCGCAAGTGGCCGAACAAGCGTATTTTCCTCATAGGGTTTTCCCTTGGAGGTGCCATTCTCGCAAACTACTTGGGCCAGGAAGCTTCAACTGTTTACCACAATATCAAGGGCGCCACCATCGTAGGAACCCCATGGGATTTCCCGGACAGTTCCAGACATCTCCGTGACAGCATTATTGGCTATAATGTGTATTCACCTACAATGTGTCAGAGTTTATTGAAATTATTGGATGCTCATGAcgaaaacttgaaggatGATCCCATCATCTCGGACTTCAGGGAAAACCCAGACAAATACTCTgtgaccaagttgaaggaatttGACCACTACTTCACTTCCAGGATGTTTGGTTTGAACACCGCTGAAGCTTACTACAGACACGCTTCACCAGTTCAGAGATTGCACAATGTGCGTGTGCCTGTAGTGATTCTCAGCTCTAAGGATGACCCAATCACTGGAAACAGAACGTTACCTATCAGTGAAGTCAGCATGAACCCATACACCACCTTAATCACCACTACCACCGGGGGCCATTTAGGCTGGTTCACTATCAACGGTGGAAGATGGTACCCTGGCCcaatttccaagttgataAGCGAACTTGATAACAACTGGGAAGTAGACCCAGAAAGCATCGACGACAAGGATCTTCCTTTCGATGAGAGGAAGAGCTTCAAGCACGACAGACTCGTGTATGGTATGATCTAG
- a CDS encoding predicted protein — translation MFVLITLSLLFLRIVSTTETDHTVTIDFLRNTIDDPVTYPYYMTNTRANTTTKKYESGLPIRNYEIVMHEETGSYQISRDGTWGLYDIHLNRIAIVSEEFASILDTSLADQGIIIDQERSIENLKIQAPQELFSLEKPSAEEYRSIFLQYLDDLETSLQEDGF, via the coding sequence ATGTTTGTCTTGATTACTTTATCACTACTTTTTCTTAGAATTGTTAGTACTACCGAGACTGATCACACAGTAActattgatttcttgagaaacaCCATCGATGACCCGGTGACATACCCGTACTATATGACCAATACACGCGCCAACACTACTACGAAGAAATATGAAAGTGGCCTACCTATTCGTAATTATGAAATTGTCATGCATGAAGAGACTGGGCTGTACCAAATATCAAGAGACGGCACCTGGGGTCTTTACGACATACACCTAAATCGTATTGCTATTGtctctgaagaatttgCTTCAATCCTCGACACATCACTTGCAGATCAAGGTATCATAATTGATCAAGAAAGGCTGATTGAGAATCTTAAGATTCAGGCACCGCAAGAACTATTTTCGCTTGAGAAACCGTCAGCTGAAGAATACAGATCTATCTTTTTACAGTATTTAGATGACCTTGAAACTTCTCTACAAGAGGATGGGTTCTAA
- the APR1 gene encoding aspartic proteinase precursor (go_function pepsin A activity~go_process proteolysis and peptidolysis), giving the protein MHFSLSLLTTIATALLALPVDAGKHSAKLKKVPTEETLDANTFREYTDALSNKYMNMFNAAAGNPVVPNVMGMANQAQVPFVNPEGKKGAHEAPLTNYLNAQYFTEISLGTPAQQFKVILDTGSSNLWVPSQECSSLACFLHTKYDHDSSSTYKANGSEFSIQYGSGAMEGYVSQDTLAIGDLVIPKQDFAEATSEPGLAFAFGKFDGILGLAYNTISVNKIVPPVYNALAQGLLDEPQFAFYLGDTKKDENDGGLATFGGYDESAFTGKITWLPVRRKAYWEVSFEGIGLGDEYAELDNTGAAIDTGTSLITLPSSLAEIINAKIGATKSWSGQYQIDCEKQDTLPDLTLNFAGYNFTLTAHDYILEVGGSCISVFTPMDFPKPIGDLAIIGDAFLRRYYSIYDLKKDAVGLATSK; this is encoded by the coding sequence ATGCACTTCTCGTTATCGTTACTCACCACCATCGCTACTGCTTTGCTTGCTCTTCCTGTTGATGCCGGAAAGCACtctgccaagttgaagaaggttcCTACTGAAGAAACCCTTGACGCCAACACCTTCAGAGAATACACCGACGCCCTCTCCAACAAGTACATGAACATGTTCAacgctgctgctggtaacCCGGTCGTTCCTAACGTTATGGGTATGGCCAACCAGGCTCAAGTACCATTTGTTAACCCAGAAGGTAAAAAGGGTGCCCATGAAGCTCCATTGACAAACTACTTGAACGCTCAGTACTTTACTGAAATCCTGTTGGGTACTCCAGCTCAGCAGTTCAAAGTCATTTTGGATACTGGgtcttccaacttgtgGGTTCCATCACAGGAATGCTCGTCTTTGGCATGTTTCTTGCATACCAAATACGACCACGACTCGTCGTCCACTTACAAGGCTAATGGCTCCGAATTCTCTATCCAATACGGTAGTGGAGCTATGGAAGGTTACGTCTCCCAAGATACTTTGGCTATTGGTGACTTAGTGATTCCAAAGCAAGACTTTGCTGAAGCCACTTCTGAACCAGGTTTGGCTTTTGCTTTCGGTAAGTTCGATGGTATCTTAGGTTTGGCTTATAATACTATCTCCGTCAACAAGATTGTGCCTCCAGTCTACAACGCTCTTGCACAGGGTTTGTTGGATGAGCCACAATTCGCCTTCTACTTGGGTGACACCAAAAAGGACGAAAATGACGGTGGTTTGGCCACCTTTGGAGGTTACGACGAATCCGCTTTCACTGGTAAGATCACATGGTTACCTGTCAGAAGAAAGGCTTACTGGGAAGTTTCCTTTGAAGGTATCGGCTTAGGTGACGAATATGCCGAGTTGGACAACACCGGTGCTGCTATCGATACCGGTACTTCGTTGATCACCTTGCCATCTTCTTTGGCCGAAATCATTAACGCTAAGATCGGCGCTACCAAGTCTTGGTCCGGACAGTACCAGATTGATTGTGAGAAGCAGGACACTTTGCCTGACTTGACATTGAACTTTGCTGGGTACAACTTCACCTTGACCGCCCACGACTACATCTTGGAAGTTGGTGGTTCATGTATCTCTGTATTCACTCCAATGGACTTCCCTAAGCCAATTGGTGACTTGGCCATCATTGGTGATGctttcttgagaagataCTATTCCATCTACGACTTGAAAAAGGACGCTGTTGGATTGGCTACCTCGAAGTAA
- the SSC1.2 gene encoding mitochondrial heat shock protein of the HSP70 family upregulated 15 fold under aerobic conditions (Nuclear-encoded mitochondrial protein member of the heat shock protein 70 (HSP70) family most similar to E. coli DnaK protein acts as a chaperone for protein import across the inner membrane subunit of Endo.SceI endonuclease), which produces MLAARNSFKSAAARAPAAAVRFNSSAAPSGPVIGIDLGTTNSAVAIMEGKVPKIIENAEGGRTTPSIVAFTKEGERLVGIPAKRQAVVNPENTLFATKRLIGRRFEDQEVQRDLNQVPYKIVKHDNGDAWIEARGEKYSPQQIGGFILNKMKETAEANLGKPVKNAVVTCPAYFNDAQRQATKDAGKIVGLNVMRVVNEPTAAALAYGLEKNDGQVVAVFDLGGGTFDISILDIGAGVFEVKSTNGDTHLGGEDFDIAVVRNIVDNFKKESGIDLEKDRMAIQRIREAAEKAKIELSSTVSTEINLPFITADASGPKHINQKISRSQFETLVEPLVKKTVDPCKKALKDAGLSTSDISEVILVGGMSRMPKVIETVKSIFGREPSKAVNPDEAVAMGAAIQGGILAGEVTDVVLLDVTPLSLGIETMGGVFARLISRNTTIPAKKSQIFSTASAGQTSVEIRVFQGERELTRDNKLIGNFTLSGIPPAPKGVPQIEVTFDIDTDGIIKVSARDKASNKDASITVAGSSGLSDSEIEKMVNDAEKFAESDKARREAIESANRADQLCNDTENSLNEFKDKLETADADKVREQVAALREIVLKAQAGEEVDAAELKTKTEELQNESLKVFEKLYKNNDSSSENSSEPKN; this is translated from the coding sequence ATGTTAGCCGCTAGaaactcgttcaagtctGCTGCCGCACGTGCTCCAGCAGCTGCTGTCCgtttcaactcttctgcTGCTCCTTCCGGTCCCGTTATCGGCATTGATTTGGGTACCACCAACTCTGCTGTAGCCATCATGGAAGGTAAGGTTCCAAAGATCATTGAGAACGCCGAAGGTGGCAGAACCACTCCTTCCATCGTTGCCTTCACCAAGGAAGGCGAAAGATTGGTTGGTATCCCAGCAAAGCGTCAAGCTGTTGTCAACCCAGAGAACACTTTATTTGCCACGAAGCGTTTGATTGGTCGTCGTTTCGAAGACCAGGAAGTGCAAAGAGACTTGAATCAGGTTCCTTACAAAATTGTCAAGCACGACAATGGTGATGCCTGGATTGAAGCCCGTGGCGAGAAATACTCTCCACAACAAATTGGTggtttcatcttgaacaagatgaaGGAAACCGCTGAAGCAAACCTCGGTAAGCCAGTCAAGAACGCCGTCGTTACCTGTCCTGCTTATTTCAACGACGCCCAGAGACAAGCTACCAAAGATGCCGGTAAGATTGTCGGTTTGAATGTGATGAGAGTCGTCAACGAAcctactgctgctgcctTGGCCTACGGTTTGGAAAAGAACGACGGTCAAGTTGTCGCCGTCTTTGACTTGGGTGGTGGTACTTTCGATATCTCGATCTTGGACATTGGTGCTGGTGTTTTTGAAGTCAAATCGACCAACGGTGACACCCACTTGGGTGGTGAAGATTTCGACATTGCTGTAGTGAGAAACATTgttgacaacttcaagaaggagtCTGGTATCGACTTAGAAAAGGACAGAATGGCTATCCAGAGAATCAGAGAAGCCGCCGAAAAGGCCAAGATCGAATTGTCTTCGACTGTCTCGACCGAAATTAACTTGCCTTTCATCACCGCTGATGCTTCAGGTCCAAAGCACATCAACCAGAAGATCTCCAGATCCCAATTCGAGACCTTGGTTGAACCTTTGGTTAAGAAGACTGTTGATCCATGTAAGAAGGCCTTGAAGGATGCCGGTTTGTCCACTTCCGACATTTCGGAAGTCATCTTGGTTGGTGGTATGTCGAGAATGCCTAAGGTCATTGAAACCGTGAAGTCTATCTTTGGTAGAGAGCCATCTAAGGCTGTCAACCCTGATGAAGCTGTGGCTATGGGTGCTGCCATTCAAGGTGGTATCTTGGCTGGTGAAGTGACAGATGTTGTATTGTTGGATGTCACCCCATTGTCATTGGGTATTGAGACCATGGGAGGTGTTTTCGCCAGATTGATTTCTAGAAACACCACCATTCCAGCCAAGAAGTCGCAGATCTTCTCCACTGCTTCGGCCGGTCAAACTTCGGTCGAAATTAGAGTTTTCCAGGGTGAAAGAGAATTGACCAGagacaacaagttgattggtAACTTCACATTGTCTGGTATCCCACCTGCTCCAAAGGGTGTTCCACAGATCGAAGTCACCTTCGACATTGACACTGATGGTATCATCAAGGTCTCTGCACGTGACAAGGCCTCTAACAAGGACGCCTCCATTACCGTTGCTGGTTCCTCCGGTTTGTCTGACTCTGAAATCGAAAAGATGGTCAACGATGCCGAGAAGTTTGCCGAATCCGACAAGGCTAGAAGAGAAGCCATCGAATCCGCTAACAGAGCCGACCAATTGTGTAACGACACCGAAAACTCCTTGAACGAATTCaaagacaagttggaaactGCTGATGCCGACAAGGTCAGAGAACAGGTTGCCGCTTTGAGAGAAATTGTCCTCAAAGCTCAAGCCggtgaagaagttgatgccGCTGAATTGAAGACTAAGACCGAGGAATTGCAAAACGAGTCCTTGAAGgtctttgaaaagttgtacaagaacAACGATTCCTCTTCAGAAAACTCTTCTGAACCAAAGAACTAA
- a CDS encoding conserved hypothetical protein (go_function molecular function unknown): protein MLRNKTQKELLQLSRHIIQPLLPSFYKGQAGKVTVIGGCEDYTGAPFFGAHSAALVGADLSHVICEKVAAPIIKSYSPDLMVHPYLYDLNNPEIKVDLSSQEIDQLLKLDYEDLLKNNYPSLNAIIENKVLPKVLKLLDRTDIVVVGPGFGRDPLMLKSLARIIEEVKVLNKHIILDADSLFLVSLNPALIKNYPKAILTPNVVEFQRLASKFGIQTKISETDFSALLDETRRLSKSLGRVTILRKGKQELIVKNDDYVVNDIQGSNKRVGGQGDTLTGALATLVNWSNNYSDGLWDTDKKVLNRDEANLLACFTASALVRFSAHKAFKKYGRSMQTSNVHEFLKEAYDDLFEGENYLKL, encoded by the coding sequence ATGCTCAGAAATAAAACCCAGAAGGAGCTTCTTCAGCTCTCGAGACACATCATCCAACCGCTTCTTCCCAGTTTTTACAAGGGCCAGGCGGGCAAAGTCACAGTAATTGGAGGATGTGAAGACTATACTGGAGCTCCATTTTTCGGTGCCCATTCGGCTGCTCTAGTAGGAGCAGACTTGTCTCACGTAATCTGTGAAAAGGTGGCTGCTCCAATAATCAAGCTGTACTCCCCGGATCTCATGGTACACCCATACTTGTACGACTTGAACAATCCGGAAATCAAGGTGGACCTTTCTAGTCAAGAAATCGACCAGTTGCTCAAGTTGGACTATGAGGATTTGCTTAAAAACAACTACCCATCACTCAATGCAATCATAGAGAACAAAGTGTTACCTAAAGTGTTGAAATTGCTAGACAGGACTGATATCGTGGTCGTGGGCCCAGGTTTTGGGCGGGATCCCCTTATGTTGAAGTCGCTTGCTCGTATCATAGAAGAAGTGAAGGTTCTCAACAAACACATCATCCTTGATGCTGATTCATTATTTCTAGTAAGCCTTAATCCAGCCTTAATTAAAAACTACCCCAAGGCCATACTTACCCCCAACGTAGTTGAATTCCAGAGATTGGCTCTGAAGTTCGGAATCCAGACTAAGATCTCCGAAACCGACTTTTCGGCATTGCTAGACGAAACAAGACGATTGTCGAAACTGCTAGGACGTGTTACTATCCTCAGAAAAGGTAAGCAGGAGCTTATAGTAAAGAACGACGACTATGTGGTCAACGACATTCAGGGCTCTAACAAAAGAGTAGGTGGTCAAGGCGATACTTTGACAGGAGCTCTTGCTACATTAGTCAACTGGTCCAATAACTACAGTGACGGATTATGGGATACGGATAAGAAAGTTTTAAATCGTGACGAAGCTAACCTCTTGGCTTGCTTCACAGCTTCGGCTCTTGTAAGATTCTCGGCTCATAAGGCTTTCAAAAAATACGGAAGGTCAATGCAAACGTCAAATGTCCATGAATTTTTGAAAGAAGCCTACGATGACTTATTCGAAGGCGAGAACtatttgaagttgtaa
- a CDS encoding predicted protein — MDASSCGPSSALANLSKHTQRDNTLQNEYAAKNAQLRTGPAGFRQNGNAVDARLNAEFHNFQGNGLGAEFPAFAGTPSFQQQAQHLNQQQFQPNNAGWVQDFSGLSISNQPQQVGHPQSDWHQQFLQQQQHHHQQQQFEQQNIQQGQQFAPNYASSAFSMNMRTNLSTPLYAQQQVQTGASLTEHQEIHKMEQEKQLFDSHFDQLEKELNQQSQEKPEVEVQVDKVENEQFAETARQIENSLRQFDTADAATKAKIENSDFLKLMSSISNKQVVLDGDKLVDSTGQDIRENVNEPLQQISRPDYHDPIHDIPVPQEARPEQINKLPDPLSHMQDGSLGDVYDALSAAKVVSGGQVKTGDWVDEDDEWLDMTTPSISRPKKASIMADHWQEVYDDYRNDDDFH, encoded by the exons ATGGAcgcttcttcttgtggaCCTTCCAGCGCTTTGGCAAACCTTTCCAAACACACTCAGCGTGACAACACTCTTCAGAACGAGTATGCAGCCAAAAATGCCCAACTCCGGACTGGCCCAGCCGGTTTTCGCCAGAATGGAAATGCTGTAGATGCCAGATTGAATGCTGAGTTCCACAACTTTCAAGGAAATGGATTAGGAGCCGAATTTCCAGCCTTTGCTGGAACCccttcttttcagcaacAAGCTCAACACTTAAACCAGCAGCAGTTTCAGCCAAACAATGCTGGCTGGGTCCAGGACTTCTCGGGCTTGTCTATCAGTAACCAGCCACAGCAAGTAGGTCATCCTCAAAGTGACTGGCACCagcagtttcttcaacaacagcaacatcaccatcaacagcagcaattTGAGCAGCAGAATATTCAGCAGGGTCAGCAGTTTGCACCAAATTATGCCCTGAGTGCCTTTTCTATGAATATGAGAACCAATTTGTCTACGCCTTTATATGCCCAGCAGCAAGTTCAAACTGGCGCACTGCTTACGGAGCACCAGGAGATTCATAAAATGGAACAGGAGAAACAGCTTTTTGATTCCCattttgatcaacttgagaaggaattgaaccaaCAGCTGCAGGAAAAGCCAGAAGTAGAGGTACAAGTAgacaaagttgaaaacGAGCAGTTTGCTGAGACAGCTAGACAAATCGAAAATTCCTTGCGACAATTCGACACTGCTGATGCTGCAACTAAAGCAAAGATAGAGAACTcagacttcttgaagttgatgagctccatttccaacaaaCAAGTAGTATTGGATGGCGACAAATTGGTAGACTCTACAGGCCAGGATATTCGCGAAAATGTGAACGAACCTTTGCAACAAATCAGTAGACCTGACTATCATGATCCTATTCACGACATACCCGTTCCT CAAGAAGCCAGACCAGAACAGATTAACAAATTACCGGATCCTTTATCCCATATGCAAGATGGACTGTTAGGCGACGTCTATGATGCCTTATCCGCAGCTAAAGTAGTCTCAGGTGGACAAGTCAAGACAGGAGACTGGgtggatgaagatgacgagTGGCTTGATATGACTACTCCATCTATAAGCAGGCCAAAGAAGGCAAGCATCATGGCAGACCATTGGCAAGAAGTGTATGACGACTATAGAAATGACGATGATTTTCATTAG